From the genome of Arthrobacter alpinus, one region includes:
- a CDS encoding bifunctional aspartate transaminase/aspartate 4-decarboxylase has protein sequence MTTQDYSSLNNLSPFELKDKLISVASSDAQRLMLNAGRGNPNFLATLPRFAFLALGEFSMRESERSYSYLDSGFGGLPEPEGIVQRFEAFAAHQDHSPGITFLRSALSYVKDQLGLDGDEFLFEMVGAFLGCTYPTPPRMLRHVEEIVKAYLMHEMFGPIKSDGDFSLFATEGGTAAMAYIFQSLAVNGLIHPGEKIAIATPVFSPYLEIPVLAEYGLEIVDIRMERTADWQLPQSEIDKLLDPEVKVFCVVNPSNPPSSKISTAGLDQLTKLVTKQRPDLIIVTDDVYGTFADDFVSLFAVLPRNTLLVYSFSKFFGATGWRLGTIALHTSNIIDEMLSAQPEAEKTRLRTRYASLTAEPGKLAFIDRLVGDSRAVALNHTAGLSTPQQFQMGLLALNGLMDRLGHYKAAAKQLIRQRYQTLYRSMGVTAAFEPDDVNYYSLIDLQELGGQLYGAEFEAWFIKQGLGTEFLFRLADETGVVLLPGRGFEVVDTSARVSLANLTDHEYRAIGAATRRIVDEYHDAFTHTSD, from the coding sequence ATGACCACGCAGGACTACTCCAGCCTCAACAATCTCAGCCCATTCGAGCTGAAAGACAAACTCATCTCAGTTGCCTCCTCTGACGCGCAGCGTTTGATGCTCAATGCGGGTCGCGGCAATCCCAACTTTCTTGCCACTCTTCCGCGTTTTGCCTTTCTCGCACTGGGTGAATTTTCCATGAGGGAATCCGAACGGTCGTACTCCTATCTCGACAGCGGCTTCGGCGGGCTGCCCGAACCGGAGGGCATCGTGCAGCGTTTCGAAGCCTTCGCCGCCCACCAAGATCACAGCCCGGGGATCACGTTCCTGCGGTCGGCGCTCTCCTACGTCAAAGACCAGCTTGGCCTCGACGGCGACGAATTCCTTTTCGAGATGGTCGGCGCATTCCTGGGATGCACCTATCCGACCCCGCCGCGAATGCTCCGTCACGTGGAAGAGATCGTTAAGGCTTATCTGATGCACGAGATGTTCGGGCCGATCAAGTCCGACGGCGACTTCTCCCTCTTCGCTACCGAGGGCGGTACAGCCGCGATGGCTTACATTTTCCAAAGCCTTGCGGTCAACGGATTGATCCACCCGGGAGAGAAGATCGCTATTGCAACTCCCGTCTTCTCTCCCTATTTGGAGATCCCAGTGCTGGCGGAGTACGGACTTGAGATCGTCGACATTCGTATGGAGCGAACGGCCGACTGGCAGCTGCCACAGAGCGAAATCGATAAGCTTCTTGATCCCGAGGTCAAGGTTTTCTGTGTGGTGAACCCGAGCAATCCGCCGTCGTCGAAGATCTCTACTGCCGGGCTCGATCAACTCACCAAGTTGGTGACCAAACAGCGCCCGGATCTCATAATCGTGACGGACGACGTTTACGGCACATTCGCAGACGACTTCGTTTCGCTGTTCGCCGTCTTACCGCGCAACACGCTCCTTGTTTACTCGTTTTCCAAATTCTTCGGGGCTACCGGCTGGCGGTTAGGGACCATAGCCCTACACACCAGCAACATCATCGACGAAATGCTGTCGGCTCAGCCGGAGGCCGAGAAAACGCGATTGCGTACGCGATACGCGTCGTTGACCGCCGAGCCTGGCAAGCTCGCGTTCATCGACCGTTTGGTCGGCGACAGCCGTGCTGTCGCCCTTAACCACACCGCGGGGCTATCGACCCCACAGCAGTTCCAGATGGGCCTCCTGGCCCTCAACGGGCTGATGGACCGTCTGGGTCACTACAAGGCTGCGGCCAAACAACTCATCCGCCAGCGTTACCAGACCCTCTACCGCAGCATGGGTGTAACTGCTGCGTTCGAACCCGACGATGTGAACTATTACAGTCTGATCGACCTTCAGGAGCTGGGAGGTCAGCTCTACGGCGCCGAATTTGAGGCCTGGTTCATCAAACAAGGTCTGGGCACCGAATTTCTCTTTCGCCTCGCAGACGAGACGGGGGTGGTGCTGCTACCCGGCAGAGGGTTCGAGGTTGTGGATACCTCCGCCCGGGTCTCCCTAGCCAATCTCACTGACCACGAGTATCGAGCGATTGGTGCAGCGACTCGACGTATCGTAGACGAGTACCATGACGCTTTCACCCACACGTCTGACTGA
- the aspT gene encoding aspartate-alanine antiporter, with the protein MSILNALFTAEPLLALFITLALGYLIGKIRIGSFVLGGIAGTLLVGVVIGQIGVSIDPGIKTIFFALFIYAVGFQGGPQFVHALNRRSLNQLVSAVVMTVVGLITVLVGAWMFGLDRGLAAGLASGGLTQSAIIGTAGNAISHLGLSSAVTKTMQTNVAVGYAVTYIFGSLGPILLVTWFLPAIKRWNVRAEALKLAAAMSGGHAELEPGQFNAVRPVVTRFFSISEAQGSTRKTTLQLDEALSDAAVDAVVRSGEAISFTNETVLQAGDVVALSGTPEAMKVGGTLLGDEVPAPTGFRLVEESREIILTNKALTSRSMSEIHEHVNVDTRHGVYLTKALRMGKDLPLLDKVTFDRGDELHFVGRPSDLDRVQSKLGYKISAAAMADFVFFGIGMTIGLLLGLITFKLWGVPISLGSGVGCLFSGLLFGWLRSVHPRYAALPIGASNFLRDFGLAVFVGIVGITAGPQALVAIQQHGITLFLLGVGVTLIPPILTFFFSYYVLRIRNPIEALACVAGGRSSNPAFAALLAKAGNSTPVVSFTITYAVANVFLTLWGPVIIGIITKNASA; encoded by the coding sequence ATGAGCATTCTCAACGCTCTTTTCACTGCCGAACCACTATTGGCGTTGTTCATCACACTCGCTCTAGGCTATCTAATTGGTAAAATTCGTATCGGTAGTTTTGTTCTTGGTGGGATCGCCGGAACACTTTTAGTGGGTGTGGTCATTGGCCAAATCGGAGTCTCTATAGACCCTGGCATCAAAACTATCTTCTTCGCCCTGTTCATCTACGCCGTGGGTTTCCAGGGAGGGCCGCAGTTCGTCCACGCTCTGAACCGTCGTTCTCTCAACCAACTTGTGTCCGCCGTCGTGATGACTGTGGTGGGGTTGATCACCGTGCTTGTCGGTGCGTGGATGTTCGGTCTGGATCGTGGGTTGGCAGCCGGTCTTGCCAGCGGCGGGCTGACCCAGTCTGCGATCATTGGCACGGCGGGAAATGCCATATCGCACCTCGGGCTGTCGTCCGCTGTAACCAAGACGATGCAGACCAATGTTGCTGTCGGGTACGCCGTCACCTATATCTTCGGATCGCTCGGACCGATCCTTTTGGTGACTTGGTTCCTGCCCGCGATCAAACGTTGGAATGTTCGAGCGGAAGCGTTAAAGCTCGCGGCCGCGATGTCCGGCGGTCATGCCGAACTCGAGCCCGGACAATTCAACGCTGTCCGTCCCGTGGTGACGCGATTTTTCAGTATCAGTGAGGCACAGGGCTCGACTAGGAAAACCACTCTCCAACTGGACGAGGCTCTCTCCGATGCCGCAGTGGACGCGGTTGTGCGCTCCGGAGAAGCCATTTCCTTCACCAACGAAACGGTTCTCCAAGCCGGTGACGTTGTCGCGCTCTCTGGAACACCTGAAGCGATGAAGGTGGGCGGAACACTTCTCGGTGACGAAGTGCCAGCACCGACCGGGTTCCGGTTGGTCGAAGAATCCCGAGAGATCATTCTCACGAACAAGGCATTGACATCCCGGTCAATGAGCGAAATTCACGAGCATGTCAATGTGGATACGCGCCATGGTGTCTACCTGACGAAGGCTTTGAGGATGGGCAAAGACTTGCCGCTGCTGGACAAGGTCACCTTTGACCGAGGCGATGAGCTCCATTTCGTCGGCCGTCCCAGCGACCTAGATCGAGTCCAGTCAAAACTCGGCTACAAGATCAGTGCGGCCGCCATGGCCGATTTCGTCTTCTTCGGCATCGGAATGACGATCGGTCTGCTGCTCGGGCTAATCACCTTCAAACTGTGGGGTGTACCAATCTCACTAGGAAGCGGCGTCGGATGTCTCTTCTCCGGCCTGTTGTTCGGATGGCTACGAAGCGTTCACCCGCGGTACGCAGCCCTCCCCATTGGCGCCTCCAATTTTCTGCGGGACTTCGGGCTTGCCGTGTTTGTGGGAATCGTTGGAATCACGGCTGGCCCGCAGGCCCTCGTGGCAATCCAGCAGCACGGAATCACCCTGTTCCTCCTCGGGGTAGGCGTCACCTTGATCCCGCCGATCCTGACGTTCTTCTTCTCCTACTACGTGCTTAGGATCCGCAACCCGATCGAAGCTCTGGCGTGTGTGGCCGGAGGTCGAAGCTCAAACCCGGCGTTCGCCGCCCTCTTGGCGAAGGCCGGAAACTCGACTCCGGTGGTCTCCTTCACCATTACCTACGCCGTTGCCAACGTGTTCCTCACCCTCTGGGGTCCGGTAATCATCGGGATTATCACCAAAAATGCCTCCGCGTAA
- a CDS encoding plasma-membrane proton-efflux P-type ATPase, with translation MSTEDSKSTPTESTPTGSAASTTEPTHDLKSQPMAEVLKQLDTSAQGLTQAEAAKRLGTYGPNEIPEHKTNPLLKFLSYFWGPIPWMIEVAVILSAVVGHWPDFFIILVLLLANALVGWSEERQAGNAIEALRAKLAITARARRDGEWVTPAARELVPGDVIRLRLGDIVPADARLLEGDPIEVDQSALTGESLPATRAPGEAVFSGSIIRRGEIGALVYATGAHTYFGKTAELVADAHTVSHFQKAVLKIGNYLIILAAVFVAVIILVSLLRGDAALTTLQFALVLTVAAIPVAMPTVLSVTMAVGARLLAKKKAIVSRLVAIEELAGVDMLCADKTGTLTQNSLTLGETFSIDTVTAAEVILAGALASRADNEDPIDLAVLGALDDKKALDPYTVGHFEPFNPVDKRTEASVTGADGKAFKVSKGAPQVILALAGDSAKITPVVEAAVNEFAARGYRSLGVARAEGENQWKFLGVLPLFDPPRKDAKATIATAEAMGVSVKMVTGDAIAIAKETADKVGLGTNILDAAGLGDVKKEESPARVRSIETADGFAQVFPEHKYHIIDVLQKGGHIVGMTGDGVNDAPALKKADCGIAVSGATDAARAAAAIILLTPGLAVIIDAIKESRKIFQRMNSYAMYRIAETLRVLLFVTGAILFFNFFPVTAIMIVMLALLNDGAILSIAYDNVHYKMKPEAWNMRLVLGIATVLGVVGPIAAFGLFYLGDRVFGVPRPQLQTMMYLMLSVAGHLTIFLTRTRGPFWSIPPARILWMAVLGTQAIATLIAVYGLFMTPLGWGWAAFVWGYAIIWALVSDRIKLLAYRILDPAKATTSPDDKSLVEGTPAQEPDSTNGPSAASPAAFYTDTDPGEPVYHDNNNCPYGQEIKNHHNDHPGTDDRRRCTWCAEHDRPAQPAHTDQTPLPADGGQGHVAEPDSP, from the coding sequence ATGAGCACTGAGGACAGCAAATCCACACCGACCGAATCCACACCGACCGGCTCGGCGGCGTCGACGACTGAGCCGACGCATGACTTGAAGTCGCAGCCGATGGCGGAGGTCCTCAAACAGCTCGACACCTCAGCGCAGGGGCTGACCCAGGCCGAGGCAGCGAAACGGTTGGGCACGTATGGGCCGAACGAGATCCCCGAGCACAAGACCAATCCACTGTTGAAGTTCCTTTCCTACTTCTGGGGACCGATCCCATGGATGATCGAAGTCGCGGTCATCCTCTCGGCCGTAGTAGGGCACTGGCCTGACTTCTTCATCATCTTGGTGCTGCTGCTGGCCAACGCCCTGGTCGGCTGGAGCGAGGAACGCCAGGCCGGCAACGCCATCGAGGCGTTGCGTGCGAAACTTGCGATCACGGCCCGTGCCCGGCGCGACGGGGAATGGGTCACCCCCGCGGCACGGGAATTGGTGCCCGGTGACGTGATACGGCTTCGGCTCGGTGACATCGTCCCCGCCGACGCCCGCCTGCTGGAGGGCGATCCGATCGAGGTTGACCAGTCCGCCCTCACCGGGGAGTCCCTGCCAGCCACTCGTGCCCCGGGCGAGGCGGTGTTCTCCGGCTCGATCATTCGCCGCGGCGAGATTGGTGCGCTGGTCTACGCCACCGGCGCCCACACCTACTTCGGCAAGACTGCCGAGCTGGTCGCCGACGCCCACACCGTCAGCCACTTCCAAAAAGCTGTCCTGAAGATCGGCAATTACCTCATCATCCTCGCAGCCGTGTTCGTCGCTGTGATCATCCTTGTCTCCCTGCTTCGAGGTGACGCGGCGCTGACCACGCTGCAGTTCGCCCTTGTACTGACCGTCGCGGCGATCCCGGTCGCGATGCCCACCGTGCTGTCGGTGACCATGGCCGTTGGTGCCCGGCTGCTGGCCAAGAAGAAGGCCATCGTCAGCCGGCTGGTCGCCATTGAAGAACTTGCCGGCGTCGACATGCTGTGCGCGGACAAGACCGGCACCCTCACCCAGAACTCGCTGACGCTGGGCGAGACTTTCAGCATTGACACGGTCACCGCCGCCGAGGTCATCCTGGCAGGCGCCCTGGCTTCCCGTGCCGACAACGAAGACCCCATCGACCTCGCCGTCCTCGGTGCCCTGGACGACAAAAAAGCGCTGGATCCCTACACGGTCGGCCACTTCGAACCGTTCAACCCCGTCGACAAACGCACCGAGGCCAGCGTCACCGGTGCGGACGGGAAGGCGTTCAAGGTCAGCAAGGGCGCCCCGCAGGTCATCCTCGCCCTGGCAGGGGACAGTGCCAAGATCACCCCTGTCGTGGAGGCAGCCGTCAACGAGTTTGCCGCACGAGGCTACCGCTCGCTCGGTGTGGCCCGGGCCGAGGGTGAAAACCAGTGGAAATTCCTTGGGGTGCTTCCGCTGTTTGATCCGCCCAGAAAGGACGCCAAGGCCACGATCGCCACCGCCGAAGCGATGGGCGTGAGCGTGAAAATGGTGACCGGTGACGCGATCGCGATCGCCAAAGAGACCGCAGACAAGGTCGGGCTCGGCACCAACATCCTCGATGCCGCCGGTCTCGGCGACGTGAAGAAGGAAGAGAGCCCTGCGAGGGTGCGCTCCATCGAGACGGCCGACGGGTTCGCCCAAGTCTTCCCCGAGCACAAATACCACATTATTGACGTCCTGCAGAAGGGCGGCCACATCGTTGGCATGACCGGTGACGGCGTCAACGACGCCCCCGCCCTGAAGAAAGCAGACTGCGGCATCGCTGTTTCCGGCGCCACCGACGCGGCCCGGGCAGCGGCGGCCATCATCTTACTCACCCCGGGACTGGCCGTGATCATTGACGCGATCAAGGAAAGCCGCAAGATCTTTCAGCGGATGAACTCCTACGCCATGTACCGCATCGCGGAAACACTGCGGGTGCTGTTGTTCGTGACCGGGGCGATCCTGTTCTTCAACTTCTTCCCCGTCACAGCGATCATGATCGTGATGCTGGCGCTGCTCAACGACGGGGCGATTCTCTCCATCGCCTACGACAACGTCCACTACAAGATGAAGCCCGAAGCCTGGAACATGCGCCTGGTGTTGGGCATCGCCACCGTCCTGGGCGTTGTCGGACCGATCGCCGCCTTTGGCCTGTTCTACCTCGGTGACCGGGTTTTCGGTGTGCCCCGTCCCCAACTGCAGACCATGATGTACCTGATGCTCTCAGTCGCCGGACACCTCACCATCTTCCTCACCCGCACCCGCGGCCCGTTCTGGTCCATCCCCCCGGCCCGCATCCTCTGGATGGCAGTTCTCGGAACCCAAGCAATAGCGACCCTGATCGCCGTCTACGGACTGTTCATGACCCCGTTGGGCTGGGGATGGGCAGCATTCGTCTGGGGCTACGCCATCATCTGGGCGTTGGTCAGCGACCGCATCAAACTCCTCGCCTACCGCATCCTGGACCCCGCCAAGGCGACCACCAGCCCGGACGACAAGAGTCTGGTCGAGGGCACGCCAGCACAGGAGCCCGACTCCACCAACGGCCCATCCGCGGCGAGTCCCGCCGCTTTTTACACCGACACTGACCCTGGCGAGCCCGTCTATCACGATAACAACAACTGCCCCTACGGGCAGGAGATCAAGAACCACCACAACGACCACCCGGGCACCGACGATCGACGCCGCTGCACCTGGTGCGCCGAACACGACCGACCCGCCCAGCCAGCGCACACGGACCAAACACCCCTGCCCGCCGACGGTGGCCAGGGGCACGTCGCAGAACCGGACTCACCATGA
- a CDS encoding class I fructose-bisphosphate aldolase, with translation MATETPAVANPGAGVSTLVDTALQRTAQALLAENKGLLAIDESIPTCNRRFATLGIPQTEPARRAYRELIITTSRLGESISGAILCDETIRQHTADGMPFLRVLREAGIEAGIKVDLGTTPLAGHPGEKVTEGLDGLRARLAEYSGLGASFAKWRAVFTIGAHTPSRACMVANAHALARYAALCQEAGLVSVVEPEVLMDGAHSLARCAHVTEDVLRVVFRELVEQGVVLEGVLLKPNMVLPGLDCLVQDPVEVVAEATRTCLRRTVPAAVAGIAFLSGGQSGDLATARLAAINTGTPLPWPVGFSFGRAIQQPALTIWDGNDADMVRAQQALQQRVAANRNARRGTGTEFEQADAHHEH, from the coding sequence ATGGCCACTGAGACACCGGCGGTCGCCAACCCGGGCGCGGGGGTGAGCACATTGGTGGATACGGCGTTGCAGCGCACCGCCCAGGCATTGCTCGCGGAGAACAAGGGTTTGTTGGCGATCGATGAATCGATCCCGACCTGCAACCGGCGCTTCGCCACGCTCGGGATTCCCCAGACCGAACCCGCCCGCCGCGCCTACCGGGAATTGATCATCACCACCTCCAGGCTCGGGGAGAGCATCAGTGGGGCCATCCTGTGTGATGAGACGATCCGTCAACACACCGCTGACGGGATGCCGTTCCTGCGCGTCTTGCGCGAAGCCGGGATCGAGGCGGGCATCAAGGTCGACCTCGGCACGACGCCGCTGGCCGGCCACCCCGGGGAGAAGGTCACCGAGGGACTCGATGGCCTGCGCGCCCGCCTGGCCGAATACAGCGGGCTCGGCGCGAGCTTCGCGAAATGGCGGGCCGTGTTCACCATCGGTGCGCACACACCCAGCCGGGCGTGCATGGTGGCCAACGCGCACGCGCTGGCCCGCTACGCTGCACTGTGTCAGGAAGCGGGCCTGGTGTCGGTGGTCGAACCGGAAGTGCTGATGGATGGCGCCCACTCCCTTGCGCGGTGTGCCCACGTCACCGAAGACGTCCTTCGTGTCGTGTTCAGAGAACTCGTGGAACAAGGAGTCGTGCTCGAGGGCGTGCTCCTGAAACCCAACATGGTCCTTCCCGGGCTGGATTGCCTGGTCCAGGACCCGGTGGAGGTGGTGGCCGAGGCCACCCGGACGTGTCTGCGGCGCACCGTGCCGGCAGCGGTAGCCGGGATCGCCTTTCTCTCCGGTGGCCAGTCCGGAGATCTCGCCACTGCCCGGCTGGCTGCCATCAACACCGGCACACCGCTGCCGTGGCCGGTGGGGTTTTCCTTCGGCCGTGCGATCCAGCAGCCCGCCTTGACGATCTGGGACGGGAACGACGCGGATATGGTCCGCGCCCAGCAGGCCCTCCAGCAACGGGTTGCCGCCAATCGGAATGCCCGTCGCGGCACCGGCACCGAATTCGAACAGGCGGATGCACACCATGAGCACTGA